A stretch of DNA from Vanrija pseudolonga chromosome 6, complete sequence:
GGAGCGGGGGAGCCAGAGGCAGGAGCGCCAGTGTGTGCCGTCGAACCAGAGGTAGGGGCACCCGAGGGGGCGGAGGAGCCTGAGGCAGGCGCGTCCGAAGGAGCGGGGGAGCCAGAGGCCGGCGCACCAGTAGGGGAGGTGGAACCAGAGGCAGGCACGccagaggaagacgaggagcCCGATGCGGGGGCGCTCGAAGAGGAAGCAGAGCCAGAAGCAGGCGTGCCCGAGGGTGCGGTCGAGTCAGAGGCAGGCGCAGCCGTGGGagccgtcgagcccgaggtaGGGGTACCAGACGCCGAAGAGGAGTCAGAGGCGGGGGCGTCCGAGGGAGCGGCAGAGCTAAAGGCCGGAGCGTCCGAGGAAGCGGCAGAGCCAGTGGTAGGgacgcccgaggacgagccggtGGTAggcgagcccgacgacgacggggcggcGGTCGTGCTAGCGGAGGCAGACTCCTGGCTAGCGCTGCCAGTCGAGCTgagcgaggtcgccgagctgctcgggAGGGGCGCCTCGATCGACGTGGCGTTGACAGGAGCCGGCGAAGTAGTGGTCACGCTTGGGACGCCCGAAGACGAAgcggaggtcgaggcgtctgacggggcggcggaggaggtggtcaCGGTTGTGGGAAGCTCCGAGCTCGAAGCCACCGTCGTAGAGACGGCAGTTGTGGTCGAGGCACTGGAGCTAGCGGTGGAGCTAGCGGTGGTCGAGAAGCTAGCGGTGGTCGAGACGCTGGAGGCAGTGGTCGAGATGCCGGAGGCCGtggtcgaggcgctggaggACAGAGCAGAGCTCGACACGGTAGTGGAGACGACGGAGCTGGTCGtgctggaggaggaaggcgccgtggtggtgctgctgggagcggcggacgaggtcgagggcttGACCTCATCCGCGAGACGGGCGAAGCCGACGCGAGCAGGCTGGTACGAGTGGATCGTGTAGACGTGGCGAAGGAAAGATGCTCCGAGGACCCAGTCCCAGAGGCTTCAATGTTAGCTTGGCTTGTCGGAATACCACTCACCCCTCAGAGCTGGCAGGGTAGGGCATCACGTTGGTGACGCAGTTGCCGTTGCCGATGggctcgacaaggtcgtcagGGCCGAGGGTGTAGCTCTGGCCGTTGAGAACGATGGTGATCGTCTTGTTGTGGGCGGTCCACTTGGCGCAGTCGACCTCGAACTGGCCGTTGCCGTAGTCCTTGACCTTCTCCGCATCCCCGTAGATGAGGTCGACGAAGGACTGGGGAGCGTTGATGCCCGAGGCACcggtgtcgacgagcgcggtgcCGCCAGCGACCGAGGCGCGCTTGGTGTTGcttgccgcggcgccgctgtcAACAATACCGGCGTCAATCGCCACACGCCAGTAGGTCTTGGAGCCGGTTTGGACGACATTCAGCCAGTTGACGTCGCCAGTGTACAGGTCGGTGCGGGTACCGCCTAGCGTGAGGATACCGCCGTCGTAGCCGGAGCTCTGCCTGGGTCCCGCGTTCTTCTTGAGGTAAATGCCGAAGACCTGGTTCTTCCAGAAGGGGGCCAGTTCAAGCCAGaacggcgtcgcgtcgtctgAGGGGAACGAGAAGCCGAGCAGACCCGAGAGGTCGCTGATAGGGAACGAGATGCTTCCCTTGTCGGCCGAGACTGTAGATGTTAGGGGGAGGGATCCATGTCATCGGACATGCAATTGCTCACCAAACCTGTAGTTCTCAATCTTGTTGGGCTTGCCACCGCCAAGGGTGTCAGAGAACGAGACGACATCCTGGATCTTGTCGCCAGTGATGTGCTGGGTCGCGAACTGAAGGTCGGCCGTAGCGTTGACGGACTGGTACGTcgatgacgccgagcggTCGTACTTGCCACTCTGCTGGCCGGAGGGGCAGAGGCTGGCGTCTGTGCACGACTTGTCGGTGACCCACAGCCAAGGGGATcccgtgtcgacgccgaccttgaAAGTCTGTGCTGGGGTGCCAATGTCAATGCTGGCCGAGTATGGCGTGTTCCAAGAGTAGAAGCGAAGGCTGGTATTGTTAGTATGGAATGATAGTGCTCGATAACGGCTAGTGCCATCATCGTCGCCAGCCGCCTCACTCTTGGGAAGCCTCGCCAGGCGTGTCCTTTTGCCGAGCAGTAATGTCGCGCTTGAGGATCTCACGCTCCTCGGGGTTAAGAAGGTGAGCGTACCTCGCCCGAATAGCAATCTGCTCGCGCCTgagcaggtcggcgtcgttaCCAGACGACACGAGCGCAATGTCCTTGATGGTGCCGggggtggcgacggcgtagcGCTCGGACAGGCCGAAGGGGaacgcggccgtcgacgacagcgaggcgAGAAGGGTGAACGCCGTGGCGAGCGGAAGGGCGACCATGGCGAAGGGTGGGGGTGTTGGGGTTCAAACGAGTGTGGGGCGGACGAGGTGTCGTCCTTCGTCTACAATCTATCGCAATGTACTTACAAGccggaggggaggagggaggggacACTCGTCAACGAGTGTGCGTGTTATCAACGACAGCAGCACGACGATACAAACACGAGCGACAGACAAAGCAAAGCCAACGACAGATGAAGCGCCTGCTTTCTTGACCAGCGTGATCCAAGGTACTGCTGAAACGGTGCCCATCTCTGTCTCTCAGGCCCAGGTCGGCCTGGCCTGCTCCCCCACATGCATCCCATCCCGGCCAGCCCTTGCGTCCTGTCCTCCCTTGCTCCCTCCGCATGCGGGCCAAACGAGGAAGAGGGCCCTCGGggagtgggggtgggtgcaaCCTTCTAGGCAGAGGGCAGAAGAGCCCGGGGAGACATCTGGACTCGCCTGTTCCAGTAAGTGAAGACGTGTTGCTTTGCAGGGGGGGAGGCAGGCGGGCCGCAGGCGGGATGGCGTCGTTGCCAAGGTACAATGCCTGACAACAAGCATAATCTGGGAgccatggccgacgagggaGCCAGATCAGAGGACTTGGGTGTGACGGAGACGCGTCGCTGCCAGGAAAACCAGGAAAAAAGTGCGCTAAGTTACGTGAAACGGGAGGGAACGCGTCCAAGAGGGCATGTGCTGTGCGGATGCTGGCGGCAAGTCGGCCAAGGTGGCTTCAGGCTTTTGTGCTCAGGCTTCAGGCTCGCGGCTCGACTCCCTGCTCCCGACATGTCCAGGTCTCACTACTGACATTGCTCGGATCTTGTGCACTAAAGGCTGGAACTTGTAGTCTGCTTTTACTTCGCGGTGAAACAGCTCTCTGCGCTGCGTTTCTGCGCTATTTACCGTCAGCAGTTCTCACACAATCATGTCATCCTCTATGAATAGGTGCAATTTGATCATTGAAGAGGGGCTGTTCGAGAGCTGCGCTCGACTGCGCTGGAGGGGGAGCTGCCTGCCCCTGCTGTAACCGTGAAGTAACGAGTTACTCTCCCTGCCCTGCAACGGCGCAGGTCCGAGTTCAACCCGTGCGGCACCTCCCGTACTGCCAAGCAACAGTGACGCTGGCTGATCCCTAACCCGCCTGGTATTGCTGCTTTCGTCCCGTATCTTAACCGCGGAATACAACGCCGAGACAATGTAATTAGGCTGGGCATTGCCGGCGGGAAGTGGTGGCTTGTGATTGAGGAGCAAGCTTGATAAATGTTAGCCTTGCCGTATAGCATAGCATAGCTGGCGACATCACTGGTCTGCCTGCAGCACGATGACGCAGCACAAGTATGGGTGGACGACGATGGACAAGCTGAACAGCAGCGAGCCCAAACACCTAACAAACATCTCGGCACGACCCAACAAACCAAACAAACGCATCACGCGTCCCCCGTTCAACTGGCACGACGCGTCCCCAGTCGTCAGAGAGCATAACAACAACCGTCAAGGGAGGGGGTCTGCGCACCACTTGTCGTGGCGACCAGCAGAGGAGCATACGGATGATGATGCTAGATCCAGACCATAGGCACGTCATAACAACAATGGTCGTTGCGTTTCGGTGCAAGGAGGAGTCGGGGGTGCTTGGTCGTGGGTTGGGAGTCGTCGTGTGCCTGGATCGAAGTGGTTGCTGTTTACCTTCAACAGCTCATTTCCCTTGTTTGAATCGAGTGCGTCCGCTACGTACGTACACCGCCGTGGTTGGCAGAAGCCAGGTCCGAGACTCACTCACTGTGccgagggccgagggcggAGGTGGAAGAGAGCGGATGACCCGAGGTGGTGCCAGTGCGGCGGTGAGTTTCCCTCATCAACCACCACTCACGACCTCCACTTTCAACATCTTGTCATCCACTAACTGCAGATGGGGAGTCGACATGACGCCTCACATTGGGCGTAGTCGCTCAAGCTCTCAGCGCACCTTGACCACACAACGGCTTGGGACTAATCGGAATCAGGCCATACCGGCTCTGAATACCTCTAACATAGGATTAACTCTATAATAACAGGCGCGTAGTATCCGCGCCGACTAGACTATATCTACAACACTTAGGCGTGCTTGGCGATCTCGAGACGCTCGGCAATTTGACTTGGGCCCTTGTAGTGCTTCCTACCGTGGAAGATCCAGGTGAGGGTgctgaggaggccgacgacaccgacgacaacaaTGACATAGTTCATGCTGCTGCCGTTGACGGGGATGGCGGGAGGGAAGATGAAGATAACCGAGGTGACGGTGACGAAGACGAGGGCGATACCGTTGACGATGCGACGGAAGCGGCCGAGCGACCAAACGATGTGCTCCCTTGCGGGCTCGAAGGCGCTCTCGCCACGAATGAAGATGAGGAAGACTGGGTTGCTTGTCAGCTTCGCGACTGGGCCAAGAATCCACCTAGTACTTACTGGGGAAAAAGTAGGACGTCTGGAGAAgcacgaccgacgacgagagaATGGCGTTAAGGACAATGGACgagccgagctcgatgaggCCGAAGATGAACACCCAGACGAGCACGAAGATGATGGCGCGAGCAGGCACCTTGAAGCGAGGGTCGACGGGCTTGAGGGCGTTGGAGAGGGGGCCAAGGCCCTGGTCGCGGGCGACAGTCCAGACCATGCGCGAGGCGACGGTCATGATGGCCTGGCCTGAGAAGAAcatgccgccgaggttgaAGAGCAGGAGGCAGGTCGCGCCAGCCTGCGAGCTCGTAGCCTGGTAGTAGATCTGGAGGA
This window harbors:
- the PGC_2 gene encoding Gastricsin, translating into MVALPLATAFTLLASLSSTAAFPFGLSERYAVATPGTIKDIALVSSGNDADLLRREQIAIRARYAHLLNPEEREILKRDITARQKDTPGEASQDLRFYSWNTPYSASIDIGTPAQTFKVGVDTGSPWLWVTDKSCTDASLCPSGQQSGKYDRSASSTYQSVNATADLQFATQHITGDKIQDVVSFSDTLGGGKPNKIENYRFVSADKGSISFPISDLSGLLGFSFPSDDATPFWLELAPFWKNQVFGIYLKKNAGPRQSSGYDGGILTLGGTRTDLYTGDVNWLNVVQTGSKTYWRVAIDAGIVDSGAAASNTKRASVAGGTALVDTGASGINAPQSFVDLIYGDAEKVKDYGNGQFEVDCAKWTAHNKTITIVLNGQSYTLGPDDLVEPIGNGNCVTNVMPYPASSEGLWDWVLGASFLRHVYTIHSYQPARVGFARLADEVKPSTSSAAPSSTTTAPSSSSTTSSVVSTTVSSSALSSSASTTASGISTTASSVSTTASFSTTASSTASSSASTTTAVSTTVASSSELPTTVTTSSAAPSDASTSASSSGVPSVTTTSPAPVNATSIEAPLPSSSATSLSSTGSASQESASASTTAAPSSSGSPTTGSSSGVPTTGSAASSDAPAFSSAAPSDAPASDSSSASGTPTSGSTAPTAAPASDSTAPSGTPASGSASSSSAPASGSSSSSGVPASGSTSPTGAPASGSPAPSDAPASGSSAPSGAPTSGSTAHTGAPASGSPAPSGAPASGSPAPSGAPASGSSAPSGSPATPSAAPTGGDGGVDIGLHPASSAPPAASATPTGSSDGGVDIGLHPGSGGNASSSSPKPTSGPGGKKKCTPKSKRARTAKRAMRQALKAAL